From the genome of Rhizobacter sp. AJA081-3:
GCTCGGTCGGCGCCAGCTGGTGGCGCATGCGGTCGCCGGCCAGCATCCGCCGCGCCAGGCGGCGCAGCTCCTGATAGACAGCGGCCAGCAGCGCATCGCGCGCGTGCGCGTCGCCGTCGGCGGCCTGGCGCAGCAGCTCGGTGACGGCGGGTTCAGGGTTCATCGCGGGCCGTGGTGTGCGGCTCACTCTAGCCCAGCCGCGGCCGCCGTTACAAAAAAGATCGGCACGGCGTGATCCGTTCTCAACGGGTTTTGCGCCTCTACCAGGACAGGCGGGCCATGGGTGCCCGCCGTCCCGGACCGAGGAGGCCCCATGTCCCCGAACTCAAGCCGTCTGCCTCTGATCGCCGCCGCCCTTGTCGTGCTGACCGGGCCCGCCGCCGCGCAGGACTACGACGCGATGCTCCGGCAGCAGATCCAGCTGATGAACGCGAACATCGCGCGCGGTCAGCAGATGGTCGAGAACAACGTGCGCCAGCGCATGGCCGACCCGCAGGTGCAGGCCGGCTACCGGCAGCACCTGGCGCAGATGCGCGCCGCCGGCCGCCCACCGATGGACTACCCGACCTACACCTACAACTGGATCTACACGAACGGCTACTCCGCGCAGGGCATCGCCCATGCGCGCGCCACCGAGGCCGGCATCGCCAGCGCCGAGCAGGCCAAGGTCCAGCAGCTGCGCGAGGCCGAGCGCCAGCGCGGCGCGGCACAGCAGCAGCAGCGCGACAGCTACGCACGCAACCAGCAGGAGGCCGGCCGCCAGCTCACCGGCCAGAGCACCTACCTCGCGCCGAACGGTGCGGCCCTCGTGCTGCCGCACACCTGGCAGCCGAACACGCAGCACGTGCACCAGGGCCAGACCTACCGCGTGGACGCCAGCGGCCAGTACCAGGTGCTGGCAGCCAACGGCTGGTGGGTCCCGCTGCAAGCACGCTGAGCCCCGGCCCATCACCCCAAGGAGGAACGACGATGACACACCCCCCGCTGAAACGCGCCGCGCGACTGGCGCTGACCGCCCTGCTCTCTGCCATGGTGCTCGCCCCGCTGAGCGCCCAGGCACAGACCTGGGAATACAAGTCCTACAAGAGGAGCCTGGGCGGCCAGTACAACAAGGAAAACTTCGTCGTGGGCACCATCAAGCTGGAGGAGAAGGACGGCAAGGCGACGTTCTTCACCAACGCCGGCGTCATGGATGCCTGCCGCCGCGCCGAGGTGCCGGCGCAGGTGACTCGCACCGACGCCGAGATCACCATCGAGCCGGAGATCTCGCTGGCCGGCTGCGAGAAGTTCCGCCTCGTCATCCGCACCGACGGCAGCGGCGGCCGCCGCGAGCTTTGGCGCAACGACAAGTGGGTCGACTCGAAGTGGGACCACGGGCTGACGCCCAAGCAGTGATCGATGCGCCGCCTTCGCGGCGCAGCGCCGCTCAGCTGTTGAGCGCGGCCTGCACCTCGTCGAGCATCTTCTTCGCGTCGCCGAACAGCATCCGGTTGTTCTCCTTGTAGAACAGCGGATTGTCGACGCCGGCATAGCCCGAGGCCATGCTGCGCTTCATCACGATCGAGGTCTTGGCCTTCCACACTTCCAGCACCGGCATGCCGGCGATCGGGCTGGAGGGATCTTCCTGCGCGGCCGGGTTCACGATGTCGTTGGCACCGATGACCATGGCCACGTCGGTGGCCGGGAAGTCCTCGTTGATCTCGTCCATCTCGAGCACGATGTCGTAGGGCACCTTGGCCTCGGCGAGCAGCACGTTCATGTGGCCCGGCATGCGGCCGGCCACCGGGTGGATGCCGAAGCGCACGTTGACGCCCTTGGCGCGCAGGATCTTGGTGATCTCGCACACCACGTGCTGGGCCTGTGCCACCGCCATGCCGTAGCCCGGCACGATGACGACGTTCTTCGCGTCCTTGAGCAGCTCGGCCGTCTCCACCGCGCTGATCGGCGTCACCTCGCCGGCCGGCTGCGCGGCACCGCCGGCTCCGGCCGGGGCGGGCGCACCGCCGCCGAAGCCACCGGCGATCACGCTGATGAAGTTGCGGTTCATCGCGCGGCACATGATGTACGAGAGGATCGCACCCGAGGAGCCGACCAGCGCGCCGATGACGATCAGCAGGTCGTTGCCGAGCATGAAGCCGGTGGCCGCCGCCGCCCATCCGGAGTAGCTGTTGAGCATCGAGACGACCACCGGCATGTCGGCGCCGCCGATGGCCATGACCATGTGGATGCCGAACAGCAGCGCGATCACCGTCATCACGAGCAGCGGCGTCAAACCCGCCTGCATGGTCTCGGCCTGCAGGAAGGCACGGCCGAACCAGACCACGAGCAGCAGGGCGACCAGGTTCATCCAGTGCCGGCCCGGCAGCAGCATCGGCTTGCCGCCGATCTTGCCCGACAGCTTGCCGAAGGCGATCACCGAGCCCGAGAAGGTGATGGCGCCGATCAGGATGCCGATGTAGACCTCGCCCTCGTGGATGGCCTTCTCGGCCGGCGTGGCGAAGACGATCGAGGTGTCGACGTAGCTCGCGAAGCCGACCAGGCAGGCCGCCAGGCCCACCAGGCTGTGCATCAGCGCGACGAGCTCGGGCATCTGCGTCATCTGCACCTTCTTCGCGGCGTACAGACCGATGCTGCCGCCGATGACGAGGGCGCCGATGATCCAGGCGTAGCCGGCCGGCGTGACGCGTGGGCTGAGCACGGTGGCGATCACCGCGATCGCCATGCCGATCATGCCGAACAGGTTGCCGCGGCGGGCGGTCTCCGGGTTGGCGAGCCCTCCGAGGCTGAGGATGAAGAGGATGGTGGCGCCGATGTAGGCGACGGTGGCGAGACTGGCGGTCATCTTCGTGGCCTCACTTGCGGAACATGGCCAGCATGCGACGCGTCACCGCGAAGCCGCCGAACATGTTGATGGCGGTCAGCACGAGCGCGAGCACGGCCATGCCGAGGATCAGGGCATTCGGCCGGTCGGCGCCGGCGCCCTCGAGCGGCGGCGCGATCTGGATCAGCGCGCCGATGGCGATGATCGAGGAGATCGCGTTGGTCACGCTCATCAGCGGCGTGTGCAGCGAGGGCGTGACGTTCCAGATCACCATGTAGCCGATGAAGCAGGCCAGCACGAACACCGTGAAGTGCGACAGGAACGAAGCCGGCGCGAACATGCCAACGACGAACAGCGCGAGCGCGCCGACGCCGAAGGTGATGGCCAGCGACTTGGCCGACATCGGCTCGCTGGCGCCATGGCCGTGGCCCTTGGCGGCAGGTGCCGCCACCGCGGCGGGTTTGGGCGCGGGCGCCGGCAGCTTGAGCGGCGGCGCCGGCCAGGTGATGGCGCCGTCCTTGATGACCGTGAGGCCGCGGATGGCGTCGTCTTCCATGTTGACGTTGACGACGCCGTCCTTGGTCTTGCACAGCTCCTCGGTCAGGCGCAGCAGATTGTTCGAGTAGAGGGTCGAGGACTGCTTGGCCAGCCGGCTGACCAGATCCGTGTAGCCGACGATGGTGACGCCGTGCTTGACCACCGATTGGCCGGGTTCGGTCAGCTCGCAGTTGCCGCCCTGCTCGGCCGCCATGTCGACGATCACGCTGCCGGGTTTCATGCTCCTCACCATCTCGGCGGTGATGAGTTTCGGCGCGGGCTTGCCCGGGATCAGCGCGGTGGTGATGATGATGTCGACCTCGCGCGCCTGCTTGGCGTACATCTCGCGCTGCGCCTGCTGGAAGCCTTCGCTCATGACCTTGGCGTAGCCGCCGCCGCCGGAGCCTTCTTCCTCGTAGTCGACCTTGACAAACTCGCCGCCCAGCGAAACCACCTGGTCAGCCACCTCGGCGCGCGTGTCGTTGGCGCGCACGATGGCGCCCAGCCCCGCGGCCGTGCCGATCGCGGCCAGGCCCGCCACGCCGGCACCGGCGATGAACACCTTGGCCGGCGGGATCTTGCCCGCGGCCGTGATCTGGCCGTTGAAGAAGCGGCCGAAGGCGTTGGCCGCCTCGATCACCGCGCGGTAGCCGGCGACGCCGGCCATCGAGGTCAGCGCATCCATCTTCTGCGCGCGCGACAGCTGGCGCGGCAGCGCGTCGATCGCCAGCACGGTGGCTTTCCTGGCCGCGAGCGCCTGCATCAGCTCCGGGTTCTGCGCCGGCCAGACGAAGCCGACCAGCGCACCGCCTTCGCGCATCAGCGCCACCTCGTCGAGGCTGGGCGGGCGCACCTTGAAGACGATGTCGCTCTTCGCCCAGAGCTCGGCGGCGCTGCCGATCACCTCGGCCCCGGCGGTGCGGTAGGTGTCGTCGTCGAAGTTCGCCGCGGCGCCGGCGCCGCTCTGCACGGCCACCGAGAAGCCCAGCTTGACCAGCTTCTCGACCACGTCGGGCACGGTCGCGACGCGCTTTTCCCCAACCGCCGTCTCCAGCGGGACTCCAATCAGCATGGGATGCTCCTCGGTCCTTGTTATGTGCGGATTCTGGCATTCTCCACGGCCCACCGGCCCGATTCGGTGCCTGACTAACATCTCAGCCATGACTGAACGTTGGAAGCCCAGTGTCACCGTCGCCGCGATCATCGAGCGCGACGGCCGCTACCTGCTCGTCGAGGAGCACACCCCGGAAGGGCTGAAGCTGAACAACCCGGCCGGCCACCTGGACCCGGGCGAGAGCCCGCAGCAGGGCGTGGAGCGCGAGGCGCTGGAGGAAACGGCCCGGGTCTTCACGCCCGACCGGCTGGTCGGCGTCTACCTGTCGCGCTTCCGGCGGCCGGCCACGGGGGAGGATGTGACCTACGTGCGTTTCGCCTTCGGCGGCACGGTGGGAGAAGCGGATGCGTCACGCGCGCTGGACGATGGCATCGTGCGCACGCTGTGGATGACGCTGGACGAGGTGCGCGCAAGCCGGATGCGACACCGCAGCGGGCTGGTGCAACGCTGCATCGAGGACCATGCATCCGGGCGGCGGCTGCCGCTGGACACGATCACGACCGATCCGACGGTCTACACGCCGGAGATCAAGCCGGGCGGCTGAGCGCTGCGGCCCGGCCCGCCGGCGGAGCGTGGATTACTTGCCGAGCGGCGCCTTGCCGGTCGGGTCTTTCCAGTCGCGGTAGTGGGGCAGGTCGCCCAGGCCGCTGTCGAGCTTCTCGCCCTGCACCTGCACCGTGGGTGCCGAGGCGGTGTCGGCCGGCGCGGCGCCGGCGGGAACGAGCGTGACGGCGCCCAGGGCGCTGGCCAGGACGGGGATCCAGAGGGCTTTCATCGCGGTTCCTTCTTCCACCGGAGGGCGGTGAAGGGACTCTAGTCACCGGGCCGGCGGAATGACTGGAACAAGATCACAGTTGCATAGCCTTGCGTCGCGCGAAAGGCCTCTGTCCGTGACGATGTGCGCGATCGGCGGCCAGGTCAGGTGCGCAAGGTGGCCACGGCGTCCATCGTCAGCCAGCCTTCGTGGTCCTGCGCCCACAGCCGCACGGTGTCGCCCTCGCGCTGGCCGTTGACTCGCAAGGGGTGCAGGTCGAAGGTCGGCCGCACGGCCTTGAAGCGGAAGCCGGCCACGTCGGCGTCGGGCAGTTCGCGGCGCAGCAGGTCCATCAGCAGCGTGGCGATCAGCGGGCCATGCACGACCAGGCCCGGGTAGCCCTCGACCTCGGTGACGTAGCGGCGGTCGTAGTGGATGCGGTGGCCGTTGAAGGTGAGCGCGGAGTAGCGGAACAGCAGCACGTCGTCGGGCACGATCTCGCGCTGCCAGGCGGCGCCCTGCGGCGCCGGTTGAGGTGGCGGCTCAATGTCGCCCGGCTGCTTCGCATCGCGGTAGACGATGTCGTGGAACTCGACCAGCGCCGGCTCCTCCGCGCCGCCGACGCGGATCTCGTGGCGCACCTTCACGAAGACGAGCGGGCCGCTTCGTCCCTCCTTGGCCGTCACATCGGCGATCGTCGAGCTGCGCTCTGCACGGTCGCCTACGCGCAGCGGCGCGCGGAACTCGAACTGGCTGCCTGCCCACATGCGCCGCGGCAGCGGCACCGGCGGCAGGAAGCCGCCGCGCTTCGCGTGGCCGTCGGGGCCGAGTTCGCTCTGGCGATGCAGCGGCAGGAAGTACAACCAGTGCCACAGCGGCGGCAGCGCCGTGCCCAGCGCCACGTCCCAGGCCGGGTGGTCCAGCGTGGCCTTTAGCGCGGCCACCGGCGTAGCGCCGAACACGTCGTGGCGCGTCTCGCTGCGGCCGATCCAGTCGGAGAAGTCGTCCATGCCGACAGTGTGCCGCGGCCCCGCCGGATAATCCCGCCATGGGCAAACAACGGGTCGTCGTCGGGCTGTCCGGCGGCGTCGACTCCGCCGTCAGCGCCTGGCTGCTCAAGCAGCAAGGGCACGAGGTCGTCGGCATCTTCATGAAGAACTGGGAGGACGACGACGACTCCGAGTACTGCTCGAGCAACGTCGACTTCGTCGATGCCGCCGCGGTGGCCGACGTGATCGGCATCGAGATCGAGCACGTCAACTTCGCCGCCGACTACAAGGACCGCGTCTTCGCCGAGTTCCTGCGCGAGTACCAGGCCGGCCGCACGCCCAACCCCGACGTGCTGTGCAACGCCGAGATCAAGTTCAAGGCCTTCCTCGACCATGCGATGCGGCTGGGCGCGCAGAAGATCGCCACCGGGCACTACGCCCGCGTGCGCGAACGCGCGGGACAGTTCGAATTGCTCAAGGGCCTGGATCCGCTGAAGGACCAGAGCTACTTCCTGCACCGGCTGAACCAGGCGCAGCTGGCCAAGACGCTGTTCCCGGTGGGCGAGCTGCCCAAGACCGAGGTTCGCCGCCTGGCCGAGGAGATCGGCCTGCCGAATGCGAAGAAGAAGGACTCGACCGGCATCTGCTTCATCGGCGAGCGGCCGTTCCGCGAGTTCCTCAACCGTTACCTCGCCAACACGCCCGGGCCGATCAAGGACGACCGCGGCCGCA
Proteins encoded in this window:
- the pntB gene encoding Re/Si-specific NAD(P)(+) transhydrogenase subunit beta, which encodes MTASLATVAYIGATILFILSLGGLANPETARRGNLFGMIGMAIAVIATVLSPRVTPAGYAWIIGALVIGGSIGLYAAKKVQMTQMPELVALMHSLVGLAACLVGFASYVDTSIVFATPAEKAIHEGEVYIGILIGAITFSGSVIAFGKLSGKIGGKPMLLPGRHWMNLVALLLVVWFGRAFLQAETMQAGLTPLLVMTVIALLFGIHMVMAIGGADMPVVVSMLNSYSGWAAAATGFMLGNDLLIVIGALVGSSGAILSYIMCRAMNRNFISVIAGGFGGGAPAPAGAGGAAQPAGEVTPISAVETAELLKDAKNVVIVPGYGMAVAQAQHVVCEITKILRAKGVNVRFGIHPVAGRMPGHMNVLLAEAKVPYDIVLEMDEINEDFPATDVAMVIGANDIVNPAAQEDPSSPIAGMPVLEVWKAKTSIVMKRSMASGYAGVDNPLFYKENNRMLFGDAKKMLDEVQAALNS
- a CDS encoding Re/Si-specific NAD(P)(+) transhydrogenase subunit alpha, with product MLIGVPLETAVGEKRVATVPDVVEKLVKLGFSVAVQSGAGAAANFDDDTYRTAGAEVIGSAAELWAKSDIVFKVRPPSLDEVALMREGGALVGFVWPAQNPELMQALAARKATVLAIDALPRQLSRAQKMDALTSMAGVAGYRAVIEAANAFGRFFNGQITAAGKIPPAKVFIAGAGVAGLAAIGTAAGLGAIVRANDTRAEVADQVVSLGGEFVKVDYEEEGSGGGGYAKVMSEGFQQAQREMYAKQAREVDIIITTALIPGKPAPKLITAEMVRSMKPGSVIVDMAAEQGGNCELTEPGQSVVKHGVTIVGYTDLVSRLAKQSSTLYSNNLLRLTEELCKTKDGVVNVNMEDDAIRGLTVIKDGAITWPAPPLKLPAPAPKPAAVAAPAAKGHGHGASEPMSAKSLAITFGVGALALFVVGMFAPASFLSHFTVFVLACFIGYMVIWNVTPSLHTPLMSVTNAISSIIAIGALIQIAPPLEGAGADRPNALILGMAVLALVLTAINMFGGFAVTRRMLAMFRK
- a CDS encoding NUDIX hydrolase encodes the protein MTERWKPSVTVAAIIERDGRYLLVEEHTPEGLKLNNPAGHLDPGESPQQGVEREALEETARVFTPDRLVGVYLSRFRRPATGEDVTYVRFAFGGTVGEADASRALDDGIVRTLWMTLDEVRASRMRHRSGLVQRCIEDHASGRRLPLDTITTDPTVYTPEIKPGG
- a CDS encoding MaoC family dehydratase N-terminal domain-containing protein, whose amino-acid sequence is MDDFSDWIGRSETRHDVFGATPVAALKATLDHPAWDVALGTALPPLWHWLYFLPLHRQSELGPDGHAKRGGFLPPVPLPRRMWAGSQFEFRAPLRVGDRAERSSTIADVTAKEGRSGPLVFVKVRHEIRVGGAEEPALVEFHDIVYRDAKQPGDIEPPPQPAPQGAAWQREIVPDDVLLFRYSALTFNGHRIHYDRRYVTEVEGYPGLVVHGPLIATLLMDLLRRELPDADVAGFRFKAVRPTFDLHPLRVNGQREGDTVRLWAQDHEGWLTMDAVATLRT
- the mnmA gene encoding tRNA 2-thiouridine(34) synthase MnmA, with amino-acid sequence MGKQRVVVGLSGGVDSAVSAWLLKQQGHEVVGIFMKNWEDDDDSEYCSSNVDFVDAAAVADVIGIEIEHVNFAADYKDRVFAEFLREYQAGRTPNPDVLCNAEIKFKAFLDHAMRLGAQKIATGHYARVRERAGQFELLKGLDPLKDQSYFLHRLNQAQLAKTLFPVGELPKTEVRRLAEEIGLPNAKKKDSTGICFIGERPFREFLNRYLANTPGPIKDDRGRTIGEHVGLSFYTLGQRKGIGIGGLKERGAAKGGSEHEPWFVARKDMAANTLHAVQGHDHPWLLSPALHADDASWVAGQPPAAGTYGAKTRYRQADAACAFEADGTRAFSLRFGEPQWAVTPGQSAVLYDGEVCLGGGVIDAALV